Proteins encoded by one window of Salvia splendens isolate huo1 chromosome 14, SspV2, whole genome shotgun sequence:
- the LOC121763397 gene encoding U-box domain-containing protein 9-like, with protein MEEIGGTERVLELKKELRRVTEALMVDDDEDGDLGVTDHAIETLRALKELKLKRSDFDEGIVKLKNLELQEPPQEFRCPISGILMNEPVVAASGQTYDELSIRKWLKEGNTKCPTTHQLLPHTALIPNHTIKNMITSWRNTTGKGDARPTRADDPRPNPTTEHLVELLETLPDLPASVRELRLLTACSSSARAFVGEINGAIPRLLSPFLIERCYSDPALYEDMVATILNISVDHSCQTKILEGSTTTTTSAVISFLSDALRSKNSDTRGHAAASLSTLSTLDANKAVIGESDAIKRLIKLLEEGHPLVSRDAAFAILNLCTLVENRERALSHGAVTVVIDKIVARVFVDEMLEILARFSGHRKAVEEMEERGMVSCLLSILGEDVGERCKENCVAIVHSMCYSDPRKLVMINEREALSRVAKTGTSRAKRKATGLLERLDRFAFVLHTM; from the exons ATGGAGGAAATTGGAGGAACGGAGAGGGTTTTGGAGCTGAAGAAAGAGCTGCGGAGAGTGACGGAGGCCTTGATGGTGGATGATGATGAGGATGGCGATTTGGGGGTTACTGATCATGCAATTGAGACATTGCGTGCCCTAAAGGAGTTGAAGCTGAAACGGAGTGATTTTGATGAGGGGATTGTGAAGCTGAAGAATCTGGAATTGCAAGAGCCGCCTCAGGAATTCCGGTGCCCAATTTCTGGGATTTTGATGAATGAGCCTGTTGTTGCTGCCTCTGGTCAG ACATATGACGAGTTATCAATTCGAAAATGGCTTAAAGAAGGCAACACAAAATGCCCAACGACTCATCAACTACTGCCTCACACTGCCCTGATCCCTAATCACACAATCAAGAACATGATCACCAGCTGGCGCAACACCACTGGCAAAGGCGACGCACGCCCTACTCGTGCAGATGATCCCAGACCAAACCCAACTACAGAACATCTGGTGGAGCTGCTCGAGACTCTCCCGGATCTGCCTGCCTCTGTGAGAGAGCTCCGTCTCCTCACAGCCTGTTCCTCCTCAGCCCGTGCCTTCGTTGGAGAGATCAACGGTGCCATACCACGACTCCTCTCTCCATTCTTGATCGAGAGGTGCTACTCCGATCCCGCATTGTACGAGGATATGGTGGCAACGATCTTGAACATTTCGGTTGATCACTCGTGCCAGACAAAGATCTTGGAAGGGAGCACGACCACGACCACATCGGCCGTAATTTCATTCCTCTCGGATGCATTGAGGAGTAAGAACAGCGACACGAGAGGCCATGCCGCTGCTTCCCTTTCCACCCTATCGACCCTTGATGCAAACAAGGCCGTGATCGGAGAATCGGATGCGATCAAGCGGCTGATCAAGCTCTTGGAAGAAGGGCATCCATTGGTTTCAAGAGATGCTGCTTTTGCTATCCTTAATTTGTGCACATTGGTTGAAAATAGGGAGAGAGCTCTCTCCCATGGAGCGGTCACAGTTGTCATAGACAAGATCGTTGCTCGTGTCTTCGTCGATGAGATGCTCGAGATTCTCGCACGTTTCTCCGGCCACCGGAAGGCTGTGGAGGAGATGGAAGAGCGCGGTATGGTGTCGTGTCTACTTAGTATATTAGGAGAAGATGTTGGTGAACGTTGTAAGGAAAATTGTGTGGCCATTGTGCATAGTATGTGTTATAGTGATCCTAGGAAGCTAGTTATGATAAACGAACGTGAGGCTCTCTCTCGTGTAGCGAAAACCGGGACGTCGAGGGCAAAGAGGAAGGCTACCGGTCTTCTCGAGAGGCTAGATAGGTTCGCTTTCGTCTTACACACTATGTAG